The Amycolatopsis sp. DG1A-15b genome window below encodes:
- a CDS encoding M20/M25/M40 family metallo-hydrolase has product MKEPDPQSAPPRERTGGGPAVRHRWPAWAAGVLVLLLAVGSVLHSAIAPEPRPADAPATEFSATRARAELDRIAQRPHPAGSPANEQVRDRLVARLTELGLRPAVQRTSAGVAETASAHAYGWVQNVSATLPGTAHAGRVLLVAHYDSVEIGPGATDDGAGVVTLLEIAWVLTSMPAQRADITFVFTDSEEFGQLGARAFAAAGLLGDPARDVVLNLDARGTTGRTIMFETGAHSAALMPALRAGTPLATSLSREVYRLLPNDTDFTVFRGASHTGLNFAMIDGSAPYHSELDDLSHVDSASLQDLGDAVLAATRTLAAGLPGLTGAGESEYFTVFGLVVDYPAGAVLPLAALALLAAAAAVWLARRRGRLRLAATARCAAAALLVPAGGAAIGWLAWQAVVLAGPGNRRFLGGDPYAVVLSRAGLALLALVPAALWLVWFARRRGRPAELAAGGLLVMAVLAVVAAVLVPGAAYLFTWPAFAGAAGLVVTARLPVGSPWRAAVAWLAGVPTVLLLVPLGWLLFGTVGLALAAVPMLLLGLAAVTVFPAWRTPPRTRPVLAAAAVVALAATGLVVSDAVADRPGAPDPAQVSLVYALDADRHEAIWASEGDGSGEWAREHAPADDPGVEQRFPALYGSEGTRSGPAPVVPVPEAAMKVLGETAAGELRTVRLRISVTGRPTQLTIYADGGGAPVVRAEVGGTTFPGGTNRPFTATGWRWGLTLSAPPPEGVELALTLRGPAPAQLLLAARSPDFPLSALDGPRPDSVRWGGYSSGLTFATRSYRI; this is encoded by the coding sequence GTGAAGGAACCCGATCCCCAGTCCGCCCCGCCGCGCGAGCGGACCGGCGGCGGCCCGGCCGTGCGCCACCGGTGGCCCGCGTGGGCCGCCGGCGTGCTGGTCCTGCTGCTCGCGGTGGGTTCCGTGCTCCACAGCGCGATCGCACCCGAGCCGCGCCCCGCCGACGCGCCGGCGACGGAGTTCTCCGCGACCAGGGCGCGGGCCGAACTGGACCGGATCGCCCAGCGGCCGCACCCGGCCGGCTCGCCCGCCAACGAGCAGGTCCGGGACCGGCTGGTGGCCCGGCTCACCGAGCTGGGGCTGCGGCCGGCGGTGCAGCGGACGAGCGCGGGGGTGGCCGAGACGGCGTCCGCGCACGCCTACGGCTGGGTGCAGAACGTGTCCGCCACCCTGCCCGGGACCGCGCACGCGGGCCGGGTCCTGCTGGTCGCCCACTACGACTCGGTGGAGATCGGCCCCGGCGCCACCGACGACGGGGCCGGGGTGGTGACCCTGCTGGAGATCGCGTGGGTGCTCACCTCGATGCCGGCCCAGCGGGCCGACATCACGTTCGTGTTCACCGACAGCGAGGAGTTCGGGCAGCTGGGCGCCCGGGCGTTCGCCGCGGCCGGCCTGCTGGGGGACCCGGCGCGCGACGTGGTGCTGAACCTGGACGCCCGCGGCACGACGGGCCGGACCATCATGTTCGAGACCGGCGCGCACAGCGCCGCGCTCATGCCGGCGTTGCGTGCCGGTACGCCGCTGGCGACGTCGCTGTCCCGCGAGGTGTACCGGCTGCTGCCGAACGACACCGACTTCACCGTCTTCCGCGGTGCGTCGCACACCGGGCTGAACTTCGCGATGATCGACGGCAGCGCCCCGTACCACTCCGAGCTGGACGATCTGTCCCATGTGGACTCCGCCAGCCTCCAGGACCTGGGGGACGCGGTGCTGGCCGCGACGAGAACACTGGCGGCCGGCCTTCCGGGACTCACCGGCGCGGGGGAGTCGGAGTACTTCACCGTGTTCGGCCTCGTGGTGGACTACCCCGCCGGAGCGGTCCTGCCGCTGGCGGCGCTCGCCCTGCTCGCCGCCGCGGCCGCGGTGTGGCTCGCCCGCCGCCGTGGCCGGCTGCGCCTCGCCGCGACGGCCCGCTGTGCCGCCGCAGCCCTGCTGGTGCCCGCCGGTGGCGCGGCGATCGGCTGGCTCGCGTGGCAGGCCGTGGTGCTCGCCGGGCCGGGCAACCGGCGCTTCCTCGGCGGTGACCCCTACGCCGTCGTGCTCTCGAGAGCCGGTCTGGCGCTGTTGGCGCTGGTGCCGGCGGCGTTGTGGCTGGTGTGGTTCGCCCGCCGCCGCGGCCGGCCGGCGGAGCTCGCGGCGGGTGGGTTGCTCGTCATGGCCGTGCTCGCGGTGGTGGCCGCGGTGCTGGTGCCCGGCGCGGCCTACCTGTTCACCTGGCCCGCGTTCGCCGGAGCGGCGGGGCTGGTCGTGACGGCCCGGTTGCCGGTGGGCTCGCCGTGGCGGGCCGCGGTCGCCTGGCTGGCCGGCGTGCCCACCGTGCTGCTGCTGGTCCCGCTCGGGTGGCTGCTGTTCGGCACGGTCGGGCTCGCGCTCGCCGCCGTCCCGATGCTGCTGCTCGGCCTGGCCGCGGTGACGGTGTTCCCGGCGTGGCGCACACCGCCCCGCACCAGGCCGGTGCTCGCCGCGGCGGCCGTCGTGGCACTGGCGGCCACCGGCCTGGTCGTCTCCGACGCGGTGGCCGACCGGCCCGGCGCACCGGACCCCGCGCAGGTGAGCCTGGTGTACGCGCTGGACGCCGACCGGCACGAGGCGATCTGGGCCAGCGAGGGCGACGGCTCCGGCGAGTGGGCCCGCGAACACGCCCCGGCCGACGATCCCGGTGTGGAGCAACGGTTCCCGGCGTTGTACGGGTCCGAGGGCACGCGCAGCGGCCCGGCCCCGGTGGTCCCGGTGCCCGAAGCCGCCATGAAGGTGCTGGGGGAGACCGCGGCCGGCGAGCTGAGAACCGTGCGGCTGCGCATCTCGGTCACCGGCCGGCCCACCCAGTTGACGATCTACGCCGACGGCGGCGGCGCCCCGGTCGTCCGGGCCGAAGTGGGGGGAACCACGTTCCCCGGCGGAACGAACCGGCCGTTCACCGCGACCGGCTGGCGGTGGGGCCTGACGCTGTCCGCGCCACCACCGGAAGGCGTCGAGCTGGCGCTCACGCTGCGCGGTCCGGCGCCCGCACAGCTGCTCCTGGCCGCGCGGAGCCCCGACTTCCCACTGTCCGCTTTGGACGGACCCCGGCCGGACTCGGTCCGGTGGGGCGGTTACTCCAGCGGCCTGACCTTCGCGACCCGCTCGTACCGGATCTGA
- a CDS encoding ornithine cyclodeaminase, translating into MSSWLTGALAEPRPESLLFLRRDEVVECLEDCDPVSVVREALLAHGAGRTTLPGEAYLAWDNGKGAYTRSIGMPGAVAGRDFGMKIINASVSNPELGMERAGGLGLCFDPETARVTTVMEVGVLSAVRTAAVSVLAVEAAGYGAATRVGVVGCGTQARLHLALLLARTDTVREVTLFDERTAVAEALAEAWASRHPGLRVTVAPGVPEAVADQDIVFFLTTASEGYVRKSWIGPGALLVNVSLGDLTDEVLTGARSLYIDDLRLIVENPRRPLGRLINDGHIAPAAAEGPSVTATIAELLAAPGKPVEDGYVVVNPFGLGVLDVALFAEVRTQAEKAGRGQRLRLL; encoded by the coding sequence ATGAGCTCCTGGCTGACCGGCGCCCTGGCCGAGCCCCGGCCCGAGTCCCTGCTCTTCCTCCGCCGGGACGAGGTGGTCGAGTGCCTCGAGGACTGCGACCCGGTCAGCGTCGTCCGCGAGGCACTCCTCGCCCACGGCGCCGGGCGGACGACCCTGCCCGGTGAGGCGTATCTGGCGTGGGACAACGGAAAGGGCGCCTACACCCGTTCCATCGGCATGCCCGGCGCGGTCGCGGGCCGCGACTTCGGCATGAAGATCATCAACGCCAGCGTCAGCAACCCGGAGCTCGGCATGGAACGCGCGGGCGGGCTCGGCCTGTGCTTCGACCCGGAGACCGCCCGGGTGACCACGGTCATGGAGGTCGGGGTCCTCAGCGCCGTCCGCACCGCGGCGGTCAGCGTCCTCGCCGTCGAGGCGGCCGGCTACGGCGCCGCCACGCGCGTCGGGGTCGTCGGCTGCGGCACCCAGGCCCGGCTCCACCTGGCCCTGCTCCTCGCCCGCACGGACACCGTCAGGGAGGTCACCCTCTTCGACGAGCGGACCGCCGTGGCGGAGGCACTGGCCGAGGCGTGGGCGTCCCGGCACCCCGGGCTGCGGGTCACGGTCGCCCCCGGCGTCCCGGAGGCCGTGGCGGACCAGGACATCGTCTTCTTCCTCACCACCGCGTCCGAAGGCTACGTCCGGAAGTCGTGGATCGGGCCCGGCGCACTGCTCGTCAACGTCTCCCTCGGCGACCTCACCGACGAGGTCCTGACCGGCGCCCGCTCGCTGTACATCGACGACCTCCGGCTCATCGTCGAGAACCCCCGCCGCCCGCTGGGCCGGCTCATCAACGACGGCCACATCGCCCCGGCCGCCGCCGAGGGACCGTCGGTCACCGCGACGATCGCCGAACTCCTGGCCGCCCCCGGCAAGCCCGTCGAGGACGGCTACGTCGTCGTCAACCCCTTCGGTCTCGGCGTACTGGACGTGGCGTTGTTCGCCGAAGTCCGTACCCAGGCGGAGAAAGCCGGCCGGGGCCAACGCCTCCGCCTCCTCTGA
- the sbnA gene encoding 2,3-diaminopropionate biosynthesis protein SbnA, with translation MSRIYRDATELVFDDVFLELPGVLSESRVILKIEGLNPAGSIKFKTALGLVDSVERDGRLRPGGRVVESSSGSLGVALSLVCAQRGYRFTCVVDPVTNPQAIDHMRAMGAEVLTVRDRDENGGFLATRLRLIERLLREDPELVWVNQYANPANPGVHARLTARSILAAVPHVHYLFVGVGTAGTMMGCVSAFRRSSPATRIIAADSVGSVTFGQAPGPRHIPGLGTSRHPEICDPTAPDDLVRVREIDTIRECRDLSRRTGLLVGGSTGTVVRAIRTYADRIPPGSTVVAISPDFGDRYLSTIYDSDWVERTYGLSPTEPLSPSETVMRS, from the coding sequence ATGAGCCGCATCTACCGCGACGCCACCGAGCTCGTCTTCGACGACGTGTTCCTCGAACTGCCCGGGGTGCTGTCCGAGAGCCGGGTCATCCTCAAGATCGAGGGGCTCAACCCGGCCGGGTCGATCAAGTTCAAGACCGCGCTCGGCCTGGTGGACTCCGTCGAGCGGGACGGCAGGCTGCGGCCGGGCGGGCGGGTCGTCGAGTCGTCGTCCGGCAGTCTCGGGGTGGCGCTGAGCCTGGTGTGCGCCCAGCGCGGCTACCGGTTCACCTGCGTGGTCGACCCGGTGACCAACCCGCAGGCGATCGACCACATGCGGGCCATGGGCGCGGAGGTGCTGACCGTGCGCGACCGCGACGAGAACGGCGGTTTCCTGGCCACCCGGCTCCGGCTCATCGAGCGGCTGCTCCGCGAAGACCCGGAGCTGGTGTGGGTGAACCAGTACGCCAACCCGGCCAACCCCGGCGTGCACGCGAGGCTCACCGCCCGGTCGATCCTGGCCGCCGTGCCGCACGTGCACTACCTGTTCGTCGGGGTCGGCACCGCGGGCACCATGATGGGCTGCGTTTCCGCTTTCCGCCGGTCGTCCCCGGCCACCCGGATCATCGCCGCCGACTCGGTCGGTTCGGTCACCTTCGGGCAGGCCCCGGGGCCCCGGCACATCCCCGGCCTCGGCACCAGCAGGCACCCGGAGATCTGCGACCCCACCGCCCCCGACGACCTGGTCCGGGTCCGTGAGATCGACACGATCCGCGAGTGCCGCGATCTGTCGCGCCGCACCGGCCTGCTCGTCGGCGGCTCCACCGGCACGGTGGTCCGGGCCATCCGCACCTACGCCGACCGCATTCCGCCGGGCAGCACGGTGGTCGCGATCTCGCCCGACTTCGGTGACCGCTACCTGAGCACGATCTACGACTCGGACTGGGTCGAGCGCACCTACGGTCTCAGCCCCACCGAGCCCCTTTCCCCGAGCGAAACGGTGATGAGGTCATGA
- a CDS encoding condensation domain-containing protein, producing MHPSDTTSRAELEAALLRRLRGGSPAIPRLPRPPGPARFPASPAQAEACARAWRDPARPDRVVLTGLRLRGPLDVPALERALAAVVRRHETLRTVFEPAGDGLVQVIHPVPAVPVTVVEATEDDFAAQTLAALEPPMNLRTGPLIRFRLLRLAADEHIAIVVLHHVIADARATEVLLADLAEAYLGADLAPLPIQYADFVVWQRDQPGRAAAVAAKVEYWRTRLAGARAVPIPADSPPSDGPAHRGDLLAVGVPDDLFARLRAFARARDTTVFVTTLAAFQVLLARLGGTRDVAVSVPVTLRDRAEVEGLIADFSQAVVSRLDLAGDPSFETVLATARDRFAEDLDHAGVPRDPVVRELPGHAAELFDRVEFGVDRETATDGSGLDLEPLPPRWPYAERPLTVRVGHDEEHATLYVTYRCRDFSRARAADLAEDYLTVLAGCLHDPAAGLFGPGAPALRIGRP from the coding sequence GTGCACCCTTCCGACACGACTTCGCGAGCCGAGCTGGAGGCCGCGCTGCTGCGCAGGCTGCGCGGCGGCTCCCCGGCCATCCCCCGCCTGCCGAGGCCGCCCGGCCCGGCCCGGTTCCCGGCGTCCCCGGCCCAGGCCGAGGCGTGCGCCAGGGCGTGGCGGGACCCGGCGCGACCGGACCGGGTCGTCCTCACCGGACTCCGGCTGCGCGGCCCGCTGGACGTCCCCGCGCTCGAACGCGCGCTCGCCGCCGTCGTGCGGCGGCACGAAACCCTGCGGACCGTGTTCGAGCCGGCCGGCGACGGGCTGGTCCAGGTGATCCACCCGGTGCCGGCCGTCCCGGTGACCGTCGTCGAGGCGACCGAGGACGACTTCGCCGCGCAGACCCTGGCCGCCCTGGAACCGCCGATGAACCTGCGCACCGGCCCGCTGATCCGGTTCCGGCTGCTGCGCTTGGCCGCCGACGAGCACATCGCGATCGTCGTGCTGCACCACGTCATCGCCGACGCCCGGGCCACCGAGGTGCTCCTCGCCGACCTCGCCGAGGCCTACCTGGGCGCGGACCTGGCGCCCCTGCCGATCCAGTACGCCGACTTCGTGGTGTGGCAGCGCGACCAGCCTGGCCGGGCCGCGGCCGTCGCCGCGAAGGTCGAGTACTGGCGCACCAGGCTCGCCGGTGCGCGGGCCGTTCCGATCCCGGCCGACTCCCCACCTTCCGACGGACCCGCCCACCGGGGGGACCTGCTCGCCGTGGGCGTCCCGGACGACCTGTTCGCCCGCCTGCGCGCGTTCGCCCGCGCCCGCGACACGACGGTCTTCGTCACCACGCTCGCCGCGTTCCAGGTGCTGCTCGCCCGGCTCGGGGGCACCCGCGACGTCGCCGTCTCCGTTCCGGTCACCTTGCGCGACCGGGCTGAGGTGGAAGGCCTCATCGCCGACTTCTCGCAGGCCGTGGTGAGCCGGCTCGACCTGGCGGGTGACCCGTCCTTCGAAACCGTGCTGGCCACCGCGCGGGACCGCTTCGCCGAGGACCTCGACCACGCCGGCGTGCCGCGCGACCCGGTGGTGCGGGAGCTACCGGGGCACGCCGCGGAGCTGTTCGACCGGGTGGAGTTCGGCGTCGACCGCGAGACGGCCACCGACGGCTCCGGCCTCGACCTGGAGCCCCTGCCACCGCGCTGGCCGTACGCCGAGCGTCCCCTCACGGTGCGCGTCGGCCACGACGAGGAGCACGCGACGCTGTACGTGACCTACCGCTGCCGGGACTTCTCCCGGGCGCGAGCCGCCGACCTGGCCGAGGACTACCTCACCGTGCTGGCCGGCTGTCTCCACGACCCCGCCGCCGGCCTCTTCGGCCCGGGCGCTCCCGCCCTGCGGATCGGGCGCCCATGA
- a CDS encoding thioesterase domain-containing protein — protein sequence MTATRAPRRPRWFLREPSPDAGVRLFCLPYSGCGASMYRQWPPAVADIEICPVQLPGRENRMREEPFSSFGSLAEMLCDALAPYLDRPFAFFGHCSSALVAYETALRLQRRGLPVPTRLFVSSQVAPHKGPHGRFLEMSEDELRAEVVTLITALGGVPRPDMVDLSLEVLLSDVDAHKAYGVSPPEPLPCPASVLGWDEDVEVPHELLHDWAELGETTFRLLSGPHYGFIGGPEALMRAFATDLGRTHQPQAG from the coding sequence GTGACCGCCACCCGAGCGCCCCGCCGTCCCCGGTGGTTCCTGCGCGAACCCTCGCCGGACGCCGGAGTCCGGCTGTTCTGCCTGCCCTATTCCGGCTGCGGCGCCAGCATGTACCGGCAGTGGCCGCCGGCCGTCGCCGACATCGAGATCTGCCCGGTGCAGCTGCCGGGCCGGGAGAACCGGATGCGGGAGGAACCGTTCTCCTCCTTCGGTTCCCTGGCCGAGATGCTCTGCGACGCGCTGGCGCCTTACCTCGACCGGCCGTTCGCGTTCTTCGGGCACTGCAGCTCGGCCCTGGTCGCCTACGAGACCGCGCTGCGGCTGCAGCGGCGCGGCCTCCCGGTGCCGACCCGCCTGTTCGTGTCTTCCCAGGTCGCCCCGCACAAGGGTCCGCACGGACGCTTCCTGGAGATGTCGGAGGACGAGCTGCGCGCGGAGGTCGTCACCCTGATCACCGCGCTCGGCGGTGTCCCGCGCCCGGACATGGTCGACCTGAGCCTCGAGGTGCTCCTGTCCGATGTGGACGCGCACAAGGCGTACGGGGTCAGCCCGCCGGAACCCCTGCCCTGCCCGGCGTCCGTGCTCGGCTGGGACGAGGACGTCGAGGTCCCGCACGAGCTGCTGCACGACTGGGCCGAGCTGGGGGAGACCACGTTCCGGCTGCTGTCCGGCCCGCACTACGGCTTCATCGGGGGTCCCGAGGCGCTGATGCGCGCCTTCGCGACGGACCTCGGCCGCACCCACCAGCCGCAGGCCGGGTGA
- a CDS encoding condensation domain-containing protein has protein sequence MTDVHQEEEQDVFVVPTSFAQQSMWLENELDPGQATYHVVAAVRLAGALDRAALERGLNTVVARHEALHTVFELDDDGPVQVIGPAPVLTVGVTDVDPATAEAAVAAEVRVPFDLERGPLVRLALLRTAPEEHIAVLTMHHIVTDGLSSAIFVAELAACYVAYHEGREPELPPLPIQYADFAVWQRENLTGAKLAALQEYWERRLAGAPALTLATDRPHPAVPSADGATHVFAVPAALVGEVEAFARAERVTAFMVFLTAFDVLLARYSGQRDITVVSPMAGRVRPEVENLIGFFVNPLLLRVDLGDAPSARELLARVRATSAGAYEHQEFPFELALEILRAERGAPAGTPQAQAMLVLQNQPPVDLRAAGLAFEPLRADTRTAGYELALDLEPDGTGAYRAFLEYSRDLFDEATAKEMADAFVDVLAGVVADPAAPVDLAAVREPPRPRTAEPRPEPVTAEAAYRAPETPIEIELQEVFRELLSAERVGMDDDFFVLGGDSLSLIQLRNRIRERFGVEFRVRDLTTRVDIATLAPMVLRRMLEQDPDAPVKENP, from the coding sequence ATGACCGACGTTCACCAGGAAGAAGAGCAGGACGTCTTCGTCGTGCCGACGTCGTTCGCCCAGCAGAGCATGTGGCTGGAGAACGAGCTGGACCCCGGCCAGGCGACCTACCACGTCGTGGCCGCCGTCCGGCTGGCCGGCGCGCTCGACCGGGCCGCACTCGAACGCGGCCTCAACACCGTGGTGGCCCGGCACGAGGCCCTGCACACCGTGTTCGAGCTCGACGACGACGGCCCGGTCCAGGTCATCGGGCCCGCGCCGGTGCTGACCGTCGGCGTCACCGACGTGGACCCGGCCACCGCCGAGGCCGCGGTCGCCGCCGAGGTCCGCGTGCCGTTCGACCTCGAGCGCGGCCCGCTGGTGCGCCTGGCGCTGCTGCGCACCGCGCCCGAGGAGCACATCGCCGTGCTCACCATGCACCACATCGTCACCGACGGGCTCTCCTCGGCGATCTTCGTCGCCGAGCTGGCCGCCTGCTACGTCGCCTACCACGAGGGCCGCGAGCCGGAGCTGCCGCCGCTGCCCATCCAGTACGCGGATTTCGCGGTCTGGCAACGGGAAAACCTGACCGGGGCGAAGCTGGCCGCACTGCAGGAGTACTGGGAACGCCGTCTCGCCGGGGCCCCCGCCCTCACGCTGGCCACGGACCGGCCGCACCCGGCCGTCCCCTCGGCCGACGGCGCCACGCACGTGTTCGCGGTCCCGGCCGCGCTCGTCGGTGAGGTGGAGGCCTTCGCCAGGGCGGAGCGCGTCACCGCGTTCATGGTCTTCCTCACCGCCTTCGACGTGCTGCTGGCCCGCTACAGCGGCCAGCGCGACATCACCGTGGTCTCCCCGATGGCCGGGCGGGTCCGGCCGGAAGTGGAGAACCTGATCGGGTTCTTCGTCAACCCGCTGCTGCTGCGCGTCGACCTCGGCGACGCGCCTTCGGCCCGCGAACTGCTCGCCCGCGTCCGCGCCACCTCCGCCGGGGCGTACGAGCACCAGGAGTTCCCGTTCGAGCTGGCCCTGGAAATCCTGCGCGCCGAGCGGGGCGCTCCCGCCGGCACCCCGCAGGCGCAGGCGATGCTGGTCCTGCAGAACCAGCCCCCGGTCGACCTGCGTGCCGCCGGTCTCGCCTTCGAGCCGCTGCGGGCGGACACCCGCACCGCGGGCTACGAGCTGGCGCTCGACCTCGAACCGGACGGCACCGGCGCGTACCGGGCGTTCCTGGAGTACTCCCGCGACCTGTTCGACGAGGCCACCGCGAAGGAGATGGCGGACGCGTTCGTCGACGTCCTCGCCGGCGTCGTCGCCGATCCCGCCGCCCCGGTGGACCTGGCCGCCGTGCGCGAGCCACCGCGGCCGCGGACGGCCGAACCCCGGCCCGAGCCGGTGACCGCCGAAGCCGCGTACCGCGCCCCGGAGACGCCGATCGAGATCGAGCTGCAGGAGGTGTTCCGCGAGCTGCTGAGCGCCGAGCGGGTCGGGATGGACGACGACTTCTTCGTCCTGGGCGGCGATTCGCTGTCGCTGATCCAGCTGCGCAACCGGATCCGCGAGCGGTTCGGGGTGGAGTTCCGCGTCCGCGACCTGACCACCCGGGTCGACATCGCCACGCTGGCGCCGATGGTGCTGCGGCGGATGCTCGAGCAGGACCCGGACGCCCCGGTGAAGGAGAACCCGTGA